GgctcccccgccgccgcccctgcgctgggggccggggggccccggccgggcccgCTGTGGCGGCCGGAGGAGGAACTGGACGGCTGCGACCCCCGAGGCCGAGCGGATGGGCCCGCCGGCGGCCGCCGCCCACGCCGACGGCTCCTTGCCCAGCACCCCGCCCGCGGAGGACGACGACGAGCTGGACGGGCTGTACCAGGACTCGCTGGAGCTCATCAGCCGCTACCTGCGGGAGGCGGCGGAGCTCGGCGCGCCCGGCGGCAAGAAGCTCTTCAAGCGGCTGCTGAGCGGGCCGCGGGGAGCGGGCCCCGCCGCCCTGGAGAAGGCGCTGGAGACGCTGCGGAGGGTCGGCGACGGCGTCATGGAGAAGCACCAGCTCGCCTTCCAAGGTGAGGGgacgggggccgggccgggccacaCAGGGAGCGGGGGAGCGGGCTCGCCTGCCAAGATGgcggccgcggggggggggggcggtctccCCCTTCCCGGCCTCCTGCCCGCGGTTGCTCCGAGTTGGCCCCGGCTCCGGAGtggcggccggggccggggccgggcccaggctggagcccggccCCGGGGAGCCGCGCTCGGCAGAGGCGTGCGCGTGCGGCGGGCCCCCCTCTGGCGCGCGGGGTCGGAGGTGGGGACCCTGCTGGCGGCCCGTAGATCTGGAGTcacgctggggccgggggtggggggggctttcCGCGCTATCCCGGGCGGTGGGGACCCCCTGGAGGGTTGCAGGCTCTTGGCTAAAGGCTCCGCGCCAGGTTGGCTCTGCCCTAGGACAGCGGCTGTCCAGCTGGCGAGATTTCCAGAGGGAGAGGAAATGCCCCGCCATTTGACCCTTTTATTGGAAGGGGGTCcgcaaatggggaaaaaaagttgcCCCCTCCTGATCTAGGGACTGGAGAGCGGGCCCTGGGAAGCAGGCtcgggagtggggctgcagggccccTGGCACCAGTTAGAGGGCATTCTTCACAAAGCTGTTGGGACAGAATAACCTTCGCTTCTTCAAAAACGAAACTAAACGTTGTTTATCGAGAGGGTGGGGAAAACCCGTTAACTTCTGCAAAACTAGATGGTCACATATTAACCATAGCCGGGTGCAAGAAGGGAGTAAACATGCAAATATATTGTAAATCTTGTCCAAAGGTTAGCCAGTTATGGATTAGACCGCTTCATTTTCTAGGCTGCAGTAAAACAGAAGTGCTAGCAAGTATTTATTCTGACTTTTATCTCTATTGCGCTATTTTAGCATTTTTACACCAGCTTCACCCTTTAATGCTGCACAGTAGTCTTAAAATAGCTACAGAAACTTGAATCCTAAAGTCCATGTCCATAGGTGGGTGTCCTGAATCTTCTTGACTTGTAATATTCCAATCTGCAGTTTCTATTAACCTCTGAAGGTCACATTTTCTTCAGTTCTCTTCTAGTGTCTCAAACTTGATTGAGTAATAGCAAAAGAGAATTTCAGTACTACACTAAGCCCTGGGTTTCAGGTTTGAAATGCCAAACTTTGGAAACTTTTTCATGAAATTTGTGTGTCAATGTTACAGTAGTTACCATAACATGAAGTCCCAAAACTCCTACTTTGAGCAGTActgtaacttttttcttttttgaagagAAACCTCAAATAACTCTTCTAAAATTTAATGAGTCTGAAGTATTTGAGATACCGTAGACTTTCCACAGGGTTATATTTTACTTAGATCAAAGAAGATAGACTTTCAATGGGTTTAGTTCCTTGGGGAATGGAATTCATTAGCCTTTACAGTTGGCATTAAGCCACCTGAATAAATTACCTCTTTCATGAGTTTGAGTATATTGCTGGGATAAACAGTATTTTTGGATAACTAATCTTTTAACGCCTGGTGCTGAATAGGAAGAAATATTGGAGGAGACTCGTGTAAATGTTAAGTATAACAAGAAAGTAGTTTCTGATGTATGTTAATTCATCAAGGGGCCATGGGGTCAGAATGGTTGGGCTTCCTTTTAATAAGGAGTGACCGTTTTCATATTGTTCTAACTCACCTAGCCTGTTCAAGGAGTGTCCAAAAGACAGGCTGAAAAGAAACTGGTTTTGTTGTTCTTGGGTGTTCTGCCCTTCTATATACAGTGAGGAGGAGGTACTGTGATTTGGCTAATACAGAGGTTTTCCCCAAAGCTTAAGTGTGCAGTGTCACAGCACCTTCATTTTAGGTTCCTGTCTCAAAAGGATTTAACAAACTAAAATAGCTCATGCTAATATAATTGTGTACTAAACTTAATGCCTGTGAGCCTGGAGATAATGGCTTTTCCCATCTTCCTCTATTCCACTTGGGAGGAAGGATATATAGTACTTGTCTAGCCTTTAAGGAAGATATTTTTGTTGGTGTTTATACTACCTATTGTATAGTGTTTGCAGTCACTTAGTGAGTTACTTTTGTAGTCTCAGTGTGTTTTTCTGCTAATCTTTTACTTCAGGGATGCTTCGGAAGCTAGACATCAAGAATGAGGAGGATCTGAAGTCAGTGACTGCCGTTGCAACCCATGTTTTCAGTGATGGAGTAACAAACTGGGGTAGAATTGTGACACTCATCTCTTTTGGTGCCTTTGTTGCAAAACACCTGAAGAGCATAAACCAGGAGAATTGCATCAACACACTAGCAGGGATCATCACAGATGTGCTTGTCACAGGCAAACGAGATTGGCTAGTTAACCAAAGAGGCTGGGTAAGTGAGAGATTGCAGGGACTGAATGTGGTTAATGAAGTTGTCCATTGGTCTAGTAATATTTACCTCTCTGGCTGACACTTGCTGACACCTTGTACATGCCTAAGGTATACAGGGTGATTTACCAGTCAGTTAAAACTACTGGTTGGAGCAGTGCAAGCAGATTATGAATCACTTAATGGTGTAATAAAGACATATGGTGCTTTATGATGTTACTCTGCACTTAGAGCACTTCATCCATATATCTGTCCAAATTAAAGATGGGAAACGGAAGGTGCAAAGGTGAATTGACTTGTTCTGTCATGCCATGAGTGTGCTGCAATTAGATCCAAATTCCACACTCAACCCACTAGACCGGTTCCCTTAATCAGGTAGAATGTACTGAATTGCTTCTGTATTTGGTACAAGTTTGTCATAGTGATTACTCCTAGTTGGTGGTGTGCAGGGATGCTACTGTTATGAGAACTTCACAAAGGCAAACTGCATTGTGagcccctcttctcttcccccaccccaaaaaatggCTGTTAGACATTAATAATTCACTTATTTTTTGCAGGAGGGATTTGTTGAATTCTTCCGTGTAGAGGATCTAGAAGGTAGCATCAGGATGTTCTGGTGGCTTTTGCaggctttgctggactgggagcAAGCTTGGCCTACATGATGCGATGAGCCATGGAGTGATATAAATGACCTAAATGCCAGGTGCACTAGCTCTCCTTTGCATCTGGAGTTAGTGAACTGCACACTTCCTGCTGTGAAAGAATACCTAGTACACTGTACTTCACAGGAACATAGAGAATAACATCTGGGAATCTCCTTGAGTGACTTCCCCCCAGAAAGGGATAGCGTGGTGCAGTCTGACTGAGAGTACCAACAAGAGGATTTTTTTGCTAACGAGAACAGAAAATGAAGCAAGTAATACTACTTCcttgaagagctctgtgaaaggaTGCTAAGAGTACTGTTTTCAAGTGCAGCCCTGTCACTAAGGGGAACAGATCCTATTCTGCAAGTCAACAAAAGCACCAGCGGCTCTTACTCCGACTACCTAGAGGCTTTTATTAGTTTTGGTATGGTGGCTGTATGTGGAATGAGTTTCATTTCCTTAGCTCTGAGTTGTGATCATAGCTCACTGGAAATGTGGACTAGGGTCCTGTGGACCCACTGAGTCTCTTAAGTTTGTGGCTTGTGTCTTGAGTTAGAAGTGCAAAAAGGTTTATTCTGGTTATAACCAGATATACCAGCTATGAGTGGGACTTTGCTGAAATATGCCTACATTCCATCAGCAGTAAAAAGGGGTACAGTCCTCTTGAAAGCTGAGAAGCCTGACCTTACTGTAGCTAGTCAACTTTAACAGGCTACCAGTAGAGCGCCTTAGGCCATTATTTGCCCCCTCTGTTATGACTCCCAAAGAACACATGCAGCTATAAAGAGGGAGTGCAGTTGTAAGTATGTAAAAACttcccagggggtggggaggctgtaCAGAGAACTTTGTAAATGTCTATAAAACTGtaaaatatgtacatttttaCAGAGATGATCTCTTGAGAAAGATGGCTTGAGTGAGTCCAGATCTCTTTATTGAAATACTATACTTCAGCCCATTGCACAcagcatttatttttttgcttctcTTTTACCCGATTTCCACAAAGTGTCTCTTCCTCATGTACTCTAGTAAAACTGCTAGGCTTCTCTGGCAAAGATCAGCTATGTGCTGGTCCCCAGGACGTGCTGGCAACAGcacaagttttttttatttattttgttttaatctttGGGT
Above is a window of Chrysemys picta bellii isolate R12L10 chromosome 20, ASM1138683v2, whole genome shotgun sequence DNA encoding:
- the MCL1 gene encoding LOW QUALITY PROTEIN: induced myeloid leukemia cell differentiation protein Mcl-1 (The sequence of the model RefSeq protein was modified relative to this genomic sequence to represent the inferred CDS: inserted 1 base in 1 codon; deleted 1 base in 1 codon) produces the protein MLALKRNAVIGLNLYCGGGPTLPPSPPGSPSGAGTPPTPGARDPGPPAEGVRPATLIGGASWGANGPSEGARALIGSPAAAPALGAGGPRPGPLWRPEEELDGCDPEAERMGPPAAAAHADGSLPSTPPAEDDDELDGLYQDSLELISRYLREAAELGAPGGKKLFKRLLSGPRGAGPAALEKALETLRRVGDGVMEKHQLAFQGMLRKLDIKNEEDLKSVTAVATHVFSDGVTNWGRIVTLISFGAFVAKHLKSINQENCINTLAGIITDVLVTGKRDWLVNQRGWEGFVEFFRVEDLEGSIRXVLVAFAGFAGLGASLAYMMR